The following are encoded in a window of Alphaproteobacteria bacterium genomic DNA:
- a CDS encoding ABC transporter permease, with amino-acid sequence MTLARLVPTSVVGLILFFLAFPIVVVAVVSFSSATYLTFPPPGFGLRWYAAYFGNDDWLKPTWMSLWVAAAVVVLATILGTLAALGIARLPRAMRIFATGLILSPLIVPGIVVAIGIYYAYSHYGLVGTPIAMVLAHTCLAVPFVVTSVTASLAGIDPRLEQAALNLGATPGATFWQVTLPLIRPGVLVGALFAFITSFDELIVALFISGTGAVTLPRRMWDDLRFEIDPTIAAVSTLTIVLTAALMGCAHLLRKRSQA; translated from the coding sequence ATGACACTGGCACGCCTGGTTCCGACGAGCGTCGTCGGCCTGATCCTGTTCTTCCTCGCCTTCCCCATCGTCGTGGTGGCGGTGGTGTCCTTCTCTTCGGCGACCTATCTCACCTTTCCGCCACCCGGCTTCGGGTTGCGCTGGTACGCAGCCTATTTCGGCAACGACGATTGGCTGAAGCCGACCTGGATGAGCCTGTGGGTGGCCGCCGCCGTCGTCGTGCTGGCGACGATCCTCGGCACGCTGGCCGCTCTCGGCATCGCCCGGCTGCCCAGGGCCATGCGCATCTTCGCCACCGGCCTGATCCTGTCGCCGCTGATCGTGCCGGGAATCGTCGTGGCGATCGGCATCTACTATGCCTACTCGCACTACGGCCTGGTCGGCACGCCTATCGCGATGGTGCTGGCGCACACCTGCCTCGCCGTGCCCTTCGTCGTCACCAGCGTGACGGCAAGCCTGGCCGGCATCGACCCGCGCCTGGAGCAGGCCGCGCTCAATCTCGGCGCCACGCCCGGCGCCACCTTCTGGCAGGTGACCCTGCCACTGATCCGCCCGGGCGTTCTGGTCGGCGCGCTGTTCGCCTTCATCACCTCGTTCGACGAATTGATCGTGGCCCTGTTCATTTCAGGAACCGGCGCCGTGACCCTGCCGCGACGGATGTGGGACGACCTGCGCTTCGAGATCGACCCCACCATCGCCGCCGTGTCGACCCTCACCATCGTGCTGACAGCGGCGTTGATGGGCTGTGCACACCTCCTGCGCAAGCGCAGCCAGGCGTAG
- a CDS encoding ABC transporter permease, translated as MLVFYALPVLAMLLRSLNDPTWTLGHYTALFEDVVFARTFWTTFSTSITVTMGCLVLGYPVALGLVRAKRLAPLILVVILLPFWTSVLVRSYAWMVLLGRHGLVNDALLALGVIDRPIRILNTPVATQIAMIHILLPYMILPIANALRQIDPSLIRAASGLGSTPWMTFRQVILPLSMSGVLAGTLLTFVLALGFYITPAMVGGPREITLSMLIAQQVEHLNWAYAATLSAVLLATALAVLAVARRLPGVGNAFRMSVR; from the coding sequence ATGCTGGTGTTCTACGCCCTGCCGGTGCTGGCGATGCTGCTGCGCAGCCTGAACGATCCGACCTGGACGCTCGGGCACTATACAGCCCTGTTCGAAGACGTCGTGTTCGCCAGGACCTTCTGGACCACCTTCAGCACCTCGATCACCGTCACGATGGGCTGCCTGGTCCTGGGCTATCCGGTGGCCTTGGGACTGGTGCGGGCGAAGCGTCTGGCACCGCTCATCCTCGTCGTCATCCTGCTGCCGTTCTGGACCAGCGTCCTGGTCCGCAGCTACGCCTGGATGGTGCTGCTCGGCCGCCATGGGCTGGTCAACGACGCCCTCCTCGCGCTGGGCGTGATCGACCGGCCGATCCGCATTCTCAATACGCCGGTGGCGACGCAGATCGCCATGATCCACATCCTCCTGCCCTACATGATCCTGCCGATCGCCAACGCGCTCAGGCAGATCGACCCGTCGCTGATCCGCGCCGCCTCAGGGCTCGGCTCCACGCCGTGGATGACCTTCCGACAGGTGATCCTGCCGCTGTCGATGTCGGGTGTTCTCGCCGGCACGCTGCTGACTTTCGTGCTCGCCCTGGGCTTCTACATCACGCCGGCGATGGTCGGGGGGCCGCGCGAGATCACGCTCTCGATGCTGATCGCCCAGCAGGTCGAGCACCTCAACTGGGCCTATGCCGCGACGCTGTCGGCGGTGCTGCTGGCCACGGCGCTCGCCGTCCTCGCCGTCGCCCGCCGCCTGCCCGGCGTCGGCAACGCGTTCAGGATGAGCGTGCGATGA
- a CDS encoding ABC transporter ATP-binding protein — protein MDGTGRGASVSLTGLEKTFERVSAVDGVSLDIRSGEFLTLLGPSGSGKTTTLMMIAGFETPTAGDIAIDGRSVVAMPPYRRNIGMVFQNYALFPHLTVAENIGFPLKQRGVPKAERSKLVAEALELVHLPGYGARYPRQLSGGQQQRVAVARAVVFKPRLLLMDEPLGALDKQLRENLQLEMRRLHADLGITFIYVTHDQEEALTMSDRIAVMNDGKVAQVGRPEDLYDRPDNRFVAGFIGESNFLPAIVRGMEDDVVIAEYKGALIRAICPGRPASGDKVTLTTRPERLRFADSAWSATTPQNRLSVTVTEAVFAGERCRYMLQAGDGTSMVLKEPSSAAIRRRAVGERTEISWSVADTILV, from the coding sequence ATGGATGGAACCGGTCGCGGCGCGTCGGTCTCGCTGACCGGCCTCGAGAAGACCTTTGAGCGCGTCAGCGCCGTCGACGGCGTGTCACTCGACATCCGATCGGGCGAGTTCCTGACGCTTCTGGGCCCCAGCGGCTCGGGCAAGACCACGACCCTGATGATGATCGCCGGCTTCGAGACGCCGACCGCCGGCGACATCGCCATCGATGGCCGATCGGTGGTCGCCATGCCGCCCTATCGCCGCAATATCGGCATGGTGTTCCAGAACTACGCCCTGTTCCCCCACCTCACTGTCGCGGAGAACATCGGCTTTCCCCTCAAGCAGCGCGGCGTGCCGAAAGCGGAGCGCAGCAAGCTGGTCGCCGAAGCGCTGGAACTCGTGCATCTGCCGGGCTATGGCGCGCGCTATCCGCGCCAGCTCTCGGGCGGTCAGCAGCAGCGCGTCGCCGTTGCCCGCGCCGTCGTCTTCAAGCCCCGGCTGCTGCTGATGGACGAGCCGCTGGGCGCGCTCGACAAGCAACTGCGCGAGAATCTGCAGCTCGAGATGCGCCGCCTGCACGCCGATCTCGGCATCACCTTCATCTACGTGACGCACGACCAGGAAGAGGCGCTCACCATGTCCGACCGGATCGCCGTCATGAACGACGGCAAGGTGGCGCAGGTCGGACGGCCGGAAGATCTCTACGACCGGCCGGACAACCGCTTCGTCGCCGGCTTCATCGGCGAGTCGAATTTCCTGCCGGCGATCGTGCGCGGCATGGAGGACGACGTCGTCATCGCCGAGTACAAGGGTGCACTCATCCGCGCCATCTGCCCCGGCCGGCCGGCCAGCGGCGACAAGGTGACGCTGACCACGCGGCCCGAGCGCCTGCGATTCGCCGACAGCGCGTGGAGCGCCACGACGCCGCAGAATCGCTTGAGCGTCACCGTCACCGAGGCCGTTTTCGCCGGCGAGCGCTGCCGCTACATGCTGCAGGCCGGCGACGGCACGTCGATGGTGCTGAAGGAGCCGTCGAGCGCCGCCATCCGTCGCCGCGCCGTCGGCGAGCGCACCGAGATTTCCTGGTCGGTCGCCGACACGATTCTCGTTTGA